Proteins co-encoded in one Juglans regia cultivar Chandler chromosome 16, Walnut 2.0, whole genome shotgun sequence genomic window:
- the LOC108995731 gene encoding receptor-like protein kinase 7, producing MSADPFLRQWLPPVLVFLFFFSLISFSKSDELQPLLKLKSALQDSNTNVFSSWTQGNSVCNFAGIVCNSNGLVREINLPKQNLRGILPFDSICMLGSLEKLSLGSNFLYGTITRDLENCTSLQHLDMGHNSFSGEVPDLSSLGRLNFLSLNDSGFSGSFPWRSLENLTSLTFLSLGDNFFQTSPFPVEVLNLENLYWLYLSNCSLVGRIPEGLGNITQLINLELSCNQLSGEIPADIGKLKNLWQLELYSNFLTGELPAGFGNLTSLENFDASRNKLQGNISEVRFLTKLASLQIFENQFAGEVSEELGELRNLVKLSLYRNKFTGPLPEKLGSWADFDYIDVSENSFSGLIPPDMCRNGKMDKLLLVQNRFTGGIPENYANCSSLTRIRVTNNSLSGVIPVGIWGLPNLALLDLSINHFEGPVASFIVKAKSLAQLYLSNNRFSGELPVTISEAASLVSIQLSSNQFSGQIPATIGGLKNLNSLHLDGNMFSGVIPDSLGLCVSLTDINLSDNSLSGNIPAGLGYLPTLNFLDLSNNNLSGEIPNSLSSLSLSLLDLSNNQLIGQIPEALSIQPFSDSFDGNPGLCSPNFKHFQPCSSGSRTTKHLRTLIFCFIAGALILLVSLASFLCVKLRHNNLDGPLKPNSWDMKPYRALSFTENEIINAIKSDNLIGKGGSGNVYKVILADGKELAVKHIWISDSGDRKDCQSSSAMLTKRSFRSAEYEAEVATLSSVRHVNVVKLYCSITSEDSNLLVYEYLPNGSLWDCLHTCKKMEVGWKVRYEIALGAARGLEYLHHGCGRSVIHRDVKSSNILLDGNWKPRIADFGLAKIVQAGGGDWTHVVAGTLGYIAPEYAYTYKVNEKSDVYSFGVVLMELVTGKRPIEPVFGENGDIVSWICSKMHSKESLLDLVDSTISEALKEDAIKVLRIAIHCTAKLPSLRPSMRVVVQMLEEAEPCGLTDIVVDKECQDGSNERVKNTGSIRALETQIDFPC from the exons ATGTCGGCCGACCCGTTCTTGCGGCAGTGGCTGCCTCCGGTACTTGtctttctattctttttcagcCTGATTTCTTTCTCCAAATCCGACGAGCTTCAGCCGCTTCTCAAACTCAAGTCGGCCCTCCAAGATTCAAATACCAATGTTTTCAGCTCCTGGACACAAGGTAACTCCGTGTGCAACTTCGCTGGGATTGTATGCAACTCCAATGGACTGGTCAGAGAAATCAATCTCCCCAAACAAAATTTACGTGGAATTCTTCCATTTGATTCGATATGCATGCTTGGGTCTCTAGAAAAGCTCTCCCTCGGGTCGAATTTTTTGTATGGCACCATCACTCGGGACTTGGAAAATTGTACTAGTTTACAACACCTCGACATGGGTCACAATTCATTTTCTGGAGAAGTTCCTGACTTGTCTTCCTTAGGGCGATTGAATTTCTTGAGTTTAAACGACAGCGGGTTTTCTGGGTCGTTTCCATGGAGATCATTGGAAAATCTTACCAGTCTCACTTTCTTAAGCCTGGGTGACAACTTCTTCCAAACAAGTCCTTTCCCTGTGGAGGTCTTGAACCTTGAGAATTTGTACTGGCTTTACCTCTCAAACTGCAGCCTCGTAGGACGGATTCCAGAGGGTCTCGGAAACATTACTCAGCTCATAAATCTTGAGCTTTCCTGTAACCAATTGTCTGGTGAAATCCCGGCCGATATAGGAAAGCTCAAGAATCTTTGGCAACTTGAGCTTTACAGTAATTTCTTGACCGGAGAACTGCCGGCGGGATTTGGAAATCTTACGAGTCTAGAGAATTTTGATGCGAGCCGTAACAAGCTCCAAGGCAATATTTCTGAGGTGAGATTCTTGACAAAGCTTGCTTCTTTACAGATCTTTGAGAACCAGTTCGCAGGGGAGGTTTCTGAAGAGCTTGGGGAGCTCAGGAACCTCGTGAAGTTGTCGCTCTACAGGAACAAGTTCACTGGTCCTCTTCCTGAAAAGCTCGGCTCGTGGGCGGATTTTGATTACATTGATGTCTCGGAGAATTCTTTTAGCGGTCTTATACCTCCAGACATGTGCCGGAATGGTAAAATGGATAAACTGCTTTTGGTACAGAATAGGTTCACTGGTGGAATCCCAGAAAACTATGCGAATTGCTCGTCTCTGACTCGGATACGAGTGACTAACAATTCTCTTTCGGGTGTTATTCCCGTTGGGATATGGGGCTTGCCCAACTTAGCCTTGCTTGATCTCTCTATCAATCATTTCGAAGGTCCGGTGGCATCCTTTATTGTTAAGGCAAAATCTCTAGCACAGTTATATCTATCTAACAACCGCTTCTCCGGTGAATTGCCGGTGACGATTTCCGAAGCTGCATCTTTAGTCTCAATACAGTTGAGTTCGAATCAATTTTCTGGTCAAATCCCAGCAACAATTGGTGGATTGAAGAATCTAAACAGTCTTCATCTAGATGGAAACATGTTTTCCGGCGTTATACCGGATTCATTAGGCTTATGTGTTTCCCTCACCGACATAAACCTCTCCGACAATTCACTTTCAGGCAACATTCCAGCAGGTCTTGGATATTTGCCTACTCTCAACTTCTTGGACTTGTCCAATAACAATCTTTCTGGAGAAATTCCTAACAGTTTGTCATCGCTGAGTCTAAGCCTTCTGGATCTGTCAAATAACCAGTTGATCGGTCAAATACCTGAGGCTCTTTCGATCCAACCCTTCAGTGACAGCTTCGATGGAAATCCAGGCTTATGCAGTCCAAATTTCAAGCATTTCCAGCCATGTTCATCAGGTTCTAGAACAACAAAACACCTCCGGACGctgattttctgttttattgcTGGGGCTTTGATTCTGCTTGTTTCGTTGGCAAGCTTCCTATGCGTTAAGCTAAGACATAATAACCTCGATGGTCCATTGAAGCCTAATTCTTGGGATATGAAGCCCTATCGAGCGCTAAGCTTCACAGAGAATGAGATCATTAATGCCATAAAAAGTGATAATCTGATTGGAAAAGGAGGATCGGGGAATGTGTACAAGGTTATATTAGCTGATGGTAAAGAACTTGCTGTAAAACACATTTGGATATCTGATTCGGGTGACCGGAAAGATTGTCAGAGCAGCTCGGCTATGCTAACAAAAAGGAGTTTCCGGTCAGCAGAGTATGAAGCCGAGGTGGCCACATTGAGCTCAGTGAGGCATGTGAATGTGGTGAAGCTCTACTGTAGCATCACAAGTGAGGATAGCAATCTGCTGGTTTACGAGTATTTGCCAAATGGGAGTTTGTGGGATTGTCTGCATACATGCAAGAAGATGGAGGTGGGATGGAAGGTGCGGTATGAGATTGCACTAGGGGCTGCTAGGGGATTGGAGTATCTGCACCATGGGTGTGGTAGATCGGTGATTCATCGTGATGTGAAATCCAGTAATATCTTGCTAGATGGAAATTGGAAGCCAAGGATAGCTGATTTCGGGTTAGCTAAGATAGTGCAGGCTGGTGGAGGAGATTGGACTCATGTTGTTGCTGGGACACTTGGATACATTGCTCCAG AGTATGCATACACATACAAGGTAAATGAGAAGAGTGATGTCTACAGCTTTGGGGTAGTCCTTATGGAGCTTGTCACAGGAAAGAGGCCGATTGAGCCAGTGTTTGGAGAGAACGGGGACATAGTCAGCTGGATATGCAGCAAAATGCATAGCAAAGAGAGTCTGCTTGACTTGGTGGACTCAACCATCTCAGAGGCTCTGAAGGAAGATGCAATCAAGGTGTTGAGAATAGCAATCCACTGTACGGCAAAACTTCCAAGTCTAAGACCCTCCATGAGGGTGGTAGTTCAGATGCTAGAAGAGGCTGAGCCATGTGGTCTTACCGATATTGTTGTAGATAAAGAATGCCAAGATGGTTCAAATGAGAGAGTGAAGAATACTGGCAGTATCCGAGCCCTTGAAACTCAAATTGATTTTCCCTGCTAA
- the LOC108995751 gene encoding proline iminopeptidase, with the protein MKLGFCTNTTIVSSLPSAISAIIPHFTPLPNPSFSENFTTSVHLRCAGRKNLVLRVQNLGYKGEQQPVDLMDSEKEVVELNRNLYQNIEPYCTGFLKVSDIHTIYWEQSGNPNGHPVVFLHGGPGGGTAPSNRRFFDPVFYRIILFDQRGAGKSTPHACLVENTTWDLIDDIEKLREHLEIPEWQVFGGSWGSTLALAYSQSHPDKVTGMVLRGIFLLRKKEIDWFYEGGAAAIYPDAWEPFRDLIPEKERGSFIDAYYKRLNSYDMETQYAAARAWTKWEMMTAHLLPNEENIKRGDDDKFSLAFARIENHYFVKRGFFPTDSFLLDNVDKIRHINTTIVQGRYDVCCPMMSAWDLHKAWPEADFKVVPNAGHSANEPGIAAELVAANEMLKNIIKKNVL; encoded by the exons ATGAAGTTGGGGTTTTGTACCAACACTACCATTGTTAGCTCCTTACCTTCTGCAATTTCAGCCATTATTCCCCACTTCACTCCACTTCCCAATCCGTCATTCTCCGAGAATTTCACCACCTCgg TACATTTACGTTGTGCCGGAAGAAAGAATTTAGTGCTACGTGTGCAGAATCTGGGATACAAGGGTGAGCAACAACCAGTTGATTTGATGGATTCTGAAAAGGAAGTTGTGGAATTAAACAGGAACCTTTATCAAAATATCGAGCCATATTGTACCGGTTTTTTGAAGGTTTCAGACATTCACACAATCTATTGGGAGCAGTCCGGAAACCCAAATGGGCAT CCAGTCGTCTTTCTTCATGGAGGCCCAGGAGGAGGCACTGCACCGAGTAATCGAAGATTCTTTGATCCTGTTTTTTACCGGATCATTCTCTTTGATCAG CGAGGTGCAGGGAAAAGTACACCCCATGCGTGCTTGGTAGAAAACACAACATGGGACCTCATTGATGATATTGAAAAGCTAAGGGAACACCTGGAAATTCCAGAATGGCAG GTGTTTGGAGGGTCATGGGGAAGTACACTTGCTCTTGCATACAGCCAATCACACCCTGACAAG GTCACTGGCATGGTCCTCAGAGGGATCTTTCTTTtgcgaaagaaagaaatagattgGTTTTATGAGGGTGGTGCTGCTGCCATATACCCTGATG CTTGGGAGCCATTTAGGGATCTTATACCCGAAAAGGAGAGGGGAAGCTTCATTGATGCCTACTATAAGAGATTAAACTCTTATGATATGGAAACACAA TATGCAGCTGCAAGAGCTTGGACGAAATGGGAAATGATGACAGCCCATCTTCTCCCTAATGAAGAGAACATCAAGAGAGGTGATGATGATAAGTTTTCACTG GCATTCGCAAGAATTGAAAATCATTACTTTGTGAAGCGCGGATTCTTTCCTACAGATTCATTCCTTTTAGATAATGTTGATAAGATAAGGCATATTAACACCACTATTGTacag GGGAGATATGATGTTTGCTGTCCTATGATGTCAGCATGGGATCTTCATAAAGCATGGCCAGAGGCAGATTTTAAG GTTGTTCCAAATGCTGGGCATTCCGCAAATGAACCTGGAATAGCTGCGGAACTTGTAGCTGCGAACGAGATGCTGAAAAACATTATCAAGAAGAATGTACTCTGA
- the LOC108995739 gene encoding uncharacterized protein LOC108995739, whose amino-acid sequence MEDHSFFVGQEFPDVKAFRNAIKEAAIAQHFELRIIKSDLIRYFAKCAAEGCPWRIRAVKLPNAPTFTIRSLEGSHTCGRNAQNGHHQASVDWIVSFIEERLRDNINYKPKDILHDIHKQYGITIPYKQAWRAKERGLAAIYGSSEEGYCLLPSYCAQIKKTNPGSIAEVFTTGADNQFHRLFVSFYPSIYGFLNGCLPVIGLGAIQLKSKYLGTLLSATSFDADGGLFPLAFGVVDAENDENWMWFFSELHKALEMNNGSVLQLTFLSNGQKGIVDAVRRKFPNSSHAYCMRHLTESIGKDFKNSRLVHLLWKAAYATTTIGFKQKMAEIEEVSPEAAKWIQQFPPSHWALVYFEGTRYGHLSSNIEEFNRWILEARELPVIQVIERIHSKLMVEFEDRRIQCSSWFSTLAPSAEKRMVEAVDCASTYQVLRSDEVEFEVISSERSDIVNIGTHCCSCRDWQLYGIPCSHAVAALISCRKDIYAFTEKCFTVASYRETYAEEIRPIPGKLEWRRADGAPVDSDTEVVRPPKFRRPPGRPEKKRICVEDLNREKHTVHCSRCNQTGHYKTTCKADGMKGIEQF is encoded by the coding sequence ATGGAGGACCACTCTTTTTTTGTTGGTCAGGAGTTTCCTGATGTCAAAGCCTTCCGGAATGCAATTAAAGAAGCTGCAATTGCACAACACTTTGAGCTGCGTATTATAAAAAGCGACCTGATTCGCTACTTTGCAAAGTGTGCTGCAGAGGGTTGCCCATGGCGCATCCGTGCAGTTAAGCTTCCCAATGCCCCAACATTCACGATAAGAAGCCTTGAAGGGTCACATACCTGTGGGCGAAATGCACAAAATGGACACCATCAGGCTTCTGTAGATTGGATTGTGAGTTTTATAGAGGAACGATTGCGGGATaacattaattacaaaccaaaggATATACTGCACGACATCCATAAACAATATGGGATTACCATACCATATAAGCAAGCTTGGCGAGCAAAAGAACGTGGGCTTGCAGCAATTTACGGCTCTTCTGAGGAAGGATATTGTCTACTTCCTTCGTACTGTGCACAAATAAAGAAGACTAACCCTGGGAGTATTGCAGAGGTGTTTACAACTGGTGCTGATAACCAGTTCCATCGGCTTTTTGTTTCGTTTTATCCATCCATATATGGGTTCCTGAATGGTTGCTTACCTGTCATTGGGCTTGGTGCAATCCAGCTTAAAAGCAAGTACCTGGGTACCTTACTTTCAGCAACTTCTTTTGATGCTGATGGCGGGTTATTTCCACTTGCATTTGGTGTTGTTGATGCAGAAAATGATGAGAATTGGATGTGGTTCTTCTCAGAGTTGCACAAGGCACTAGAGATGAACAATGGAAGTGTACTACAGCTCACATTTTTGTCAAATGGGCAAAAAGGAATTGTAGATGCGGTAAGAAGGAAATTCCCAAATTCTTCTCATGCATATTGTATGCGCCACTTGACTGAAAGCATTGGCAAAGACTTTAAGAACTCAAGGCTTGTCCATCTTCTGTGGAAAGCTGCATatgccaccaccaccattggtttcaaacaaaaaatggcTGAAATTGAGGAGGTTTCTCCTGAAGCAGCAAAGTGGATACAACAGTTTCCTCCTTCCCACTGGGCATTAGTATACTTTGAAGGAACTAGGTATGGTCATCTCTCTTCAAATATAGAAGAGTTCAATAGATGGATTCTCGAAGCTCGAGAGTTGCCTGTAATCCAGGTGATTGAGAGGATTCACAGTAAATTGATGGTTGAGTTTGAGGATCGACGTATACAGTGCAGTTCATGGTTTTCTACGCTTGCCCCATCTGCTGAGAAGCGTATGGTTGAAGCTGTCGACTGTGCTTCCACATATCAAGTCCTTCGGTCAGATGAAGTTGAATTTGAGGTTATATCTTCCGAGCGATCTGACATTGTGAATATTGGGACCCATTGTTGTTCATGCCGTGATTGGCAGCTTTATGGAATACCATGCTCACATGCTGTTGCGGCCCTCATCTCCTGTCGAAAGGATATATATGCTTTTACAGAGAAGTGTTTCACCGTTGCTAGTTATCGTGAGACATATGCAGAGGAGATACGCCCTATCCCTGGAAAACTTGAATGGAGAAGGGCAGATGGGGCTCCCGTGGACAGTGATACTGAAGTTGTGCGGCCACCAAAATTTCGTCGACCGCCAGGACGCCCGGAAAAGAAACGAATTTGTGTAGAGGACCTTAATCGCGAGAAACACACTGTCCATTGTAGTCGATGTAACCAAACGGGACATTATAAGACAACTTGCAAAGCAGATGGTATGAAGGGTATTGAACAGTTTTAG
- the LOC108995747 gene encoding DUF21 domain-containing protein At2g14520-like isoform X1, producing the protein MAVEYKCCESEFFVHILIITLLVIFAGLMSGLTLGLMSMSLVDLEVLAKSGTPKDRQHAAKILPVVRNQHLLLCTLLICNAASMEALPIFLDSLVTAWGAILISVTLILLFGEVIPQSVCSRYGLTIGAAMAPFVRVLVWICFPVAFPISKLLDFLLGHGHVALFRRAELKTLVNFHGNEAGKGGELTHDETTIIAGALELTEKTAGDAMTPISETFAIDINAKLDRDLMHLILEKGHSRVPVYYEQSTNIIGLVLVKNLLAMHPEDEVAVKSVTIRRIPRVLETLPLYDILNEFQKGHSHMAVVVRRCNEAVKSPNDPPEKQVKDVRIHIDGEKPSQERIAKSKRPLQKWKSFPNSANHSSKGGSRSKKWTKEMYSDILQIDGNPLPELPQEEEAVGIITMEDVIEELLQEEIFDETDHHFEDS; encoded by the exons ATGGCGGTGGAGTACAAATGTTGCGAATCGGAGTTTTTCGTACACATACTCATAATCACGCTGTTGGTGATATTCGCCGGGTTGATGTCAGGGCTCACCTTGGGGCTCATGTCCATGAGCCTCGTCGATCTCGAGGTCCTCGCCAAGTCTGGAACACCTAAAGATCGCCAACACGCCG CCAAGATTTTGCCAGTGGTCAGAAATCAACATTTACTGCTTTGCACCTTGCTTATTTGCAATGCTGCTTCCATGGAG GCGcttccaatttttcttgatagTCTGGTTACAGCGTGGGGTGCTATTCTGATTTCAGTGACATTGATTCTTTTGTTCGGTGAG GTAATACCGCAGTCTGTTTGTTCTCGATATGGTTTAACAATTGGCGCAGCAATGGCTCCATTTGTCCGCGTTCTTGTTTGGATCTGCTTTCCTGTTGCATTTCCAATCAGCAAG CTATTAGACTTTCTGCTGGGACATGGGCATGTAGCTCTTTTTCGCAGAGCTGAATTGAAAACACTTGTAAATTTCCATGGCAATGAG GCTGGAAAAGGTGGAGAGCTGACGCATGATGAGACAACAATTATTGCTGGAGCACTTGAGCTTACTGAAAAAACAGCTGGTGATGCCATGACTCCTATATCTGAAACATTTGCAATCGATATCAATGCCAAGCTTGACAG GGATTTGATGCACCTAATATTGGAGAAAGGGCATAGCAGAGTGCCTGTTTATTACGAGCAATCTACAAACATAATTGGACTCGTGTTG GTCAAAAATTTGCTAGCAATGCACCCAGAAGATGAAGTGGCAGTGAAGAGTGTCACCATACGCAGGATTCCAag AGTGCTAGAGACTTTGCCCTTGTATGACATATTGAATGAGTTTCAGAAAGGTCACAGCCACATGGCTGTTGTGGTAAGACGGTGCAACGAGGCAGTCAAGTCCCCTAATGACCCTCCTGAAA aacaggtGAAAGACGTGAGAATACACATTGATGGTGAAAAGCCTTCCCAAGAGAGGATTGCAAAGAGCAAGAGACCACTCCAGAAGTGGAAGAGCTTTCCTAACAGTGCCAATCACTCATCTAAGGGTGGCTCTAGGAGCAAGAAGTGGACAAAGGAAATGTACTCTGACATCCTGCAGATAGATGGTAATCCACTCCCAGAGCTCcctcaagaagaagaagctgtTGGCATAATAACGATGGAAGATGTCATTGAAGAACTTTTACAG GAGGAGATCTTTGACGAGACAGATCATCATTTCGAGGATTCCTGA
- the LOC108995747 gene encoding DUF21 domain-containing protein At2g14520-like isoform X2 — protein MAVEYKCCESEFFVHILIITLLVIFAGLMSGLTLGLMSMSLVDLEVLAKSGTPKDRQHAAKILPVVRNQHLLLCTLLICNAASMEALPIFLDSLVTAWGAILISVTLILLFGEVIPQSVCSRYGLTIGAAMAPFVRVLVWICFPVAFPISKLLDFLLGHGHVALFRRAELKTLVNFHGNEAGKGGELTHDETTIIAGALELTEKTAGDAMTPISETFAIDINAKLDRDLMHLILEKGHSRVPVYYEQSTNIIGLVLVKNLLAMHPEDEVAVKSVTIRRIPRVLETLPLYDILNEFQKGHSHMAVVVRRCNEAVKSPNDPPESERRENTH, from the exons ATGGCGGTGGAGTACAAATGTTGCGAATCGGAGTTTTTCGTACACATACTCATAATCACGCTGTTGGTGATATTCGCCGGGTTGATGTCAGGGCTCACCTTGGGGCTCATGTCCATGAGCCTCGTCGATCTCGAGGTCCTCGCCAAGTCTGGAACACCTAAAGATCGCCAACACGCCG CCAAGATTTTGCCAGTGGTCAGAAATCAACATTTACTGCTTTGCACCTTGCTTATTTGCAATGCTGCTTCCATGGAG GCGcttccaatttttcttgatagTCTGGTTACAGCGTGGGGTGCTATTCTGATTTCAGTGACATTGATTCTTTTGTTCGGTGAG GTAATACCGCAGTCTGTTTGTTCTCGATATGGTTTAACAATTGGCGCAGCAATGGCTCCATTTGTCCGCGTTCTTGTTTGGATCTGCTTTCCTGTTGCATTTCCAATCAGCAAG CTATTAGACTTTCTGCTGGGACATGGGCATGTAGCTCTTTTTCGCAGAGCTGAATTGAAAACACTTGTAAATTTCCATGGCAATGAG GCTGGAAAAGGTGGAGAGCTGACGCATGATGAGACAACAATTATTGCTGGAGCACTTGAGCTTACTGAAAAAACAGCTGGTGATGCCATGACTCCTATATCTGAAACATTTGCAATCGATATCAATGCCAAGCTTGACAG GGATTTGATGCACCTAATATTGGAGAAAGGGCATAGCAGAGTGCCTGTTTATTACGAGCAATCTACAAACATAATTGGACTCGTGTTG GTCAAAAATTTGCTAGCAATGCACCCAGAAGATGAAGTGGCAGTGAAGAGTGTCACCATACGCAGGATTCCAag AGTGCTAGAGACTTTGCCCTTGTATGACATATTGAATGAGTTTCAGAAAGGTCACAGCCACATGGCTGTTGTGGTAAGACGGTGCAACGAGGCAGTCAAGTCCCCTAATGACCCTCCTGAAA gtGAAAGACGTGAGAATACACATTGA
- the LOC108995684 gene encoding basic form of pathogenesis-related protein 1-like — protein MGLSRFILANAAIYLMGLISILTHVSQAQNSHQDFVNAHNAARARVGVGPIHWNYTIAAYAQNYANKRIRDCNLEHSMGPYSENLAGGWSGLTAVDAVKMWVDEKKYYNYNKNSCVGDECRHYTQIVWRDTVHLGCARVRCKSGGIFVICDYDPPGNNDGQRPY, from the coding sequence ATGGGGCTGAGCAGGTTTATCCTAGCCAATGCGGCCATATACTTGATGGGGTTAATCTCAATCCTAACTCATGTCTCCCAAGCCCAAAACTCCCACCAAGATTTCGTCAATGCACACAATGCAGCTCGTGCCCGAGTTGGTGTGGGTCCAATTCATTGGAACTACACCATTGCAGCCTATGCTCAAAATTATGCGAACAAGAGGATCAGAGACTGCAACTTGGAGCATTCCATGGGACCCTATTCAGAAAACCTTGCCGGAGGCTGGAGTGGATTGACTGCAGTAGATGCGGTGAAGATGTGGGTAGATGAGAAGAAATACTACAACTATAACAAAAACTCGTGTGTTGGCGATGAGTGTCGGCATTACACACAAATTGTGTGGCGCGACACTGTGCATCTCGGTTGTGCGAGAGTCAGGTGTAAGAGTGGAGGGATATTTGTGATTTGCGACTACGATCCTCCGGGCAACAATGATGGCCAACGTCCTTACTAA